One genomic window of Panicum hallii strain FIL2 chromosome 6, PHallii_v3.1, whole genome shotgun sequence includes the following:
- the LOC112898047 gene encoding methylsterol monooxygenase 1-1-like, with the protein MGLPLPSAGEAAVQLLVYTLVEDYLSYWIRRVLHTDWGYERIHHVHHEVTAPTGFATSFSHGFLLCYAMDLLLHPMHARHKLHTCRYNFPFEPTKLIPFYGGAEFHDYHHYVGRQSKSNISSVFAYCDYIYGTDKGYKYRKANIANKLKAKLASNNTEKGGSKGSSSAKLDREYWLPFEPE; encoded by the exons ATGGGGCTTCCTTTGCCATCGGCGGGGGAGGCCGCAGTGCAGCTGCTGGTGTACACGTTGGTCGAGGACTACCTCTCCTACTGGATCCGCCGCGTGCTGCACACTGACTGGGGCTACGAGAGgatccaccacgtccaccaCGAGGTCACAGCGCCCACGGGGTTCGCCACGTCATTTAGCCACGG ATTCCTTCTATGCTATGCTATGGACTTGTTATTACACCCCATGCATGCACGCCACAAACTGCATACATGCAGGTACAACTTCCCATTTGAACCCACCAAGTTGATCCCGTTCTATGGAGGAGCAGAATTCCATGACTACCATCACTATGTGGGGAGGCAAAGCAAGAGCAACATTAGTTCTGTTTTCGCATACTGCGATTATATATACGGAACGGATAAA GGATACAAATACCGCAAGGCAAACATAGCAAATAAG CTGAAAGCGAAGTTGGCAAGTAACAATACAGAGAAAGGAGGCAGCAAAGGATCCAGCAGCGCGAAACTGGACAGAGAATATTGGTTACCGTTTGAACCTGAATAA